In Actinomadura citrea, a single window of DNA contains:
- a CDS encoding carbohydrate ABC transporter permease, with protein sequence MTSAEVSAAAVSAGGTARPGETGPGGRGPAGTRRGRRPRLPPGALPYLLLAPAVVAELIVHVVPIAVGVWMSFKELTLFYIRDWSKAPGRGLGNYRVAVDADGAIGADLLRSFLVTLAVTLLAVALSWLFGTAAAILMQDRFRGRGPLRALFLVPYALPVYAAVMTWAFMFQRDNGLVNHLLADQLHLTGGDRPFWLIGGNSFWALVTVVVWRSWPFAFLVLTAGMQSISRDLYEASALDGAGVWRQIRHITLPALRPVNQVLVLVLFLWTFNDFNTPFVLFGKAAPDGGDLVSVHIYHASFVTWNFGTGSAMSVLLLLFLLLATAAYLFATSRRRPAHG encoded by the coding sequence ATGACCTCTGCCGAGGTGTCGGCCGCCGCCGTCTCCGCCGGGGGGACGGCGCGGCCGGGGGAGACCGGGCCCGGCGGGCGGGGGCCCGCCGGGACGCGGCGCGGGAGGCGGCCGCGGCTGCCGCCGGGCGCGCTGCCGTACCTGCTGCTCGCGCCCGCGGTCGTCGCCGAGCTGATCGTCCACGTGGTCCCGATCGCCGTCGGGGTCTGGATGAGCTTCAAGGAGCTCACCCTCTTCTACATCCGCGACTGGTCGAAGGCGCCCGGCAGGGGACTCGGCAACTACCGCGTCGCGGTGGACGCCGACGGCGCGATCGGCGCGGACCTGCTGCGCTCGTTCCTGGTCACGCTCGCCGTCACGCTCCTGGCGGTCGCGCTGTCGTGGCTGTTCGGCACCGCCGCGGCCATCCTCATGCAGGACCGCTTCCGGGGGCGCGGGCCGCTGCGCGCGCTCTTCCTCGTCCCGTACGCGCTGCCGGTCTACGCCGCCGTGATGACCTGGGCGTTCATGTTCCAGCGCGACAACGGGCTGGTGAACCACCTGCTGGCCGACCAGCTGCACCTGACCGGCGGGGACCGGCCGTTCTGGCTGATCGGCGGCAACAGCTTCTGGGCCCTGGTCACCGTCGTCGTGTGGCGGTCGTGGCCGTTCGCCTTCCTGGTGCTGACCGCCGGGATGCAGAGCATCTCCCGCGACCTGTACGAGGCCTCGGCGCTGGACGGCGCGGGCGTGTGGCGGCAGATCCGGCACATCACGCTTCCGGCGCTGCGGCCCGTCAACCAGGTGCTCGTCCTGGTGCTGTTCCTGTGGACGTTCAACGACTTCAACACGCCGTTCGTCCTGTTCGGCAAGGCCGCGCCGGACGGCGGAGACCTGGTCTCGGTGCACATCTACCACGCCTCGTTCGTCACCTGGAACTTCGGGACGGGCTCGGCGATGTCGGTGCTGCTCCTGCTGTTCCTGCTGCTGGCCACGGCGGCGTACCTGTTCGCCACGTCGAGGAGGAGGCCCGCGCATGGCTGA
- a CDS encoding carbohydrate ABC transporter permease, with amino-acid sequence MADTRPVRTGRAPTDPPASFVWTRRIVLALLAAFTLLPVYAMVSSSLKPLEDVQRRFRWIPSQPTIRPYVDMWSTVPLARYFANSVIVAGGATLASVAIAIGAAYAVSRYRFAGRRAFTVTVLSTQMFPGILFLLPLFLIFVNAGNATGVALYGSRGALILTYLTFSLPFSIWMLAGYFESIPRELDEAARVDGCGPVGALLRVIVPASLPGIVAVTVYAFMTAWGEVLFASVMTNDQTRTLAIGLQGYSTQHEVYWNQVMAASLVVSVPVVAGFLLLQRFLVAGLTAGSVK; translated from the coding sequence ATGGCTGACACGCGCCCCGTCCGCACGGGGCGGGCGCCGACCGACCCGCCCGCCTCGTTCGTCTGGACGCGGCGGATCGTGCTGGCCCTGCTCGCCGCGTTCACCCTCCTCCCGGTCTACGCGATGGTCAGCTCGTCGCTGAAGCCCCTGGAGGACGTGCAGCGGCGGTTCCGGTGGATCCCGTCGCAGCCGACGATCCGCCCCTACGTCGACATGTGGTCGACCGTGCCGCTGGCCCGCTACTTCGCCAACAGCGTGATCGTGGCGGGCGGCGCGACGCTGGCGTCCGTGGCGATCGCGATCGGCGCGGCGTACGCCGTCAGCCGGTACCGGTTCGCCGGCCGCCGGGCGTTCACGGTGACGGTGCTGTCCACGCAGATGTTCCCGGGGATCCTGTTCCTGCTCCCGCTGTTCCTGATCTTCGTGAACGCGGGGAACGCGACCGGCGTCGCCCTCTACGGCAGCCGCGGCGCGCTCATCCTGACCTACCTGACGTTCTCGCTCCCGTTCTCGATCTGGATGCTCGCCGGCTACTTCGAGTCGATCCCGCGGGAGCTGGACGAGGCGGCCCGGGTGGACGGCTGCGGGCCGGTCGGCGCGCTGCTTCGGGTGATCGTCCCGGCGTCGCTGCCCGGCATCGTCGCGGTGACCGTCTACGCGTTCATGACGGCCTGGGGCGAGGTCCTGTTCGCCTCGGTCATGACCAACGACCAGACCCGCACCCTCGCGATCGGGCTGCAGGGCTACTCCACGCAGCACGAGGTGTACTGGAACCAGGTGATGGCCGCCTCCCTCGTGGTGAGCGTCCCCGTCGTCGCCGGGTTCCTGCTGCTCCAGCGCTTCCTGGTGGCCGGGCTGACCGCCGGCTCCGTCAAGTGA